Proteins from a genomic interval of Bifidobacterium longum subsp. infantis ATCC 15697 = JCM 1222 = DSM 20088:
- a CDS encoding AEC family transporter encodes MGQFGVMIGQLVGFLIMLMVGYGCVRLRFYGQTALDGMCSLLLNVLIPVLVFSNAVDGADRAQLAANWGVMLLTAVMYALLILVFWLVAKLLRLKGSRSHVFQASLIFGNAGFIGIPLIMALWPQNGAIYVALMSIIDQTLLWTYGVWLCEPVVEATDGNAIGARGAVANGSVNGAGSVGEAGSASNAGSASNAANGGSPAVVRPSLGTRVLGLLKRFVNPAFIGVMLALILILLGVKVPDIILKPLHTIGNMATPMSLIYLGGLFALTKWWGVLKRYELYAGLVAKMIAFPLAFYALLTALTGASPQLSITHDMVLMITVIAGLPTMTTIAMFTGRKNNMPEYAVGFVLVSTLFSLASLTIVSAVVF; translated from the coding sequence ATGGGGCAGTTCGGTGTCATGATTGGCCAGTTGGTCGGATTCCTGATCATGCTGATGGTCGGATACGGATGTGTAAGGCTCCGGTTCTATGGTCAGACGGCGCTGGACGGCATGTGTTCGCTGCTGCTCAACGTGCTCATCCCTGTGCTCGTGTTCTCGAACGCCGTCGACGGCGCGGACCGCGCGCAGCTCGCCGCCAACTGGGGCGTGATGCTGCTGACCGCCGTGATGTACGCGCTGCTCATCCTGGTGTTCTGGCTGGTCGCCAAACTGTTGCGGCTCAAAGGTTCGCGTAGCCATGTATTCCAGGCATCGCTTATTTTCGGCAACGCCGGATTCATCGGCATTCCGTTGATTATGGCACTTTGGCCGCAGAACGGCGCGATTTACGTGGCGCTGATGTCGATCATCGACCAGACGCTGCTCTGGACGTACGGCGTATGGCTGTGCGAGCCGGTCGTCGAAGCGACTGACGGCAACGCGATTGGCGCGCGAGGTGCGGTCGCGAACGGTTCGGTGAACGGCGCCGGTTCGGTGGGGGAGGCTGGTTCGGCGAGCAATGCTGGTTCGGCGAGCAATGCCGCAAACGGTGGTTCTCCGGCCGTCGTCCGCCCCTCGCTAGGTACCCGCGTCCTCGGCCTGCTTAAACGATTCGTCAATCCCGCCTTCATTGGCGTGATGCTCGCCCTGATTCTGATTCTGCTTGGCGTCAAGGTGCCGGACATCATCCTGAAGCCGCTGCACACCATCGGCAATATGGCCACACCGATGTCGCTAATCTACTTGGGCGGCCTGTTCGCACTGACCAAGTGGTGGGGCGTCCTCAAACGCTACGAACTCTATGCTGGCCTAGTCGCCAAGATGATCGCATTCCCGCTCGCCTTCTACGCGCTACTGACCGCGCTGACCGGCGCATCGCCGCAACTGTCGATCACCCATGACATGGTGCTGATGATCACGGTCATCGCCGGACTGCCGACCATGACCACCATCGCCATGTTCACCGGTCGCAAGAACAACATGCCCGAGTATGCGGTCGGCTTCGTGCTCGTAAGCACGCTGTTCTCGCTGGCCTCCCTGACGATTGTGTCGGCGGTCGTGTTCTGA
- a CDS encoding glycoside hydrolase family 2 TIM barrel-domain containing protein, translating into MFWPKDNLKGFGRHEDSIINGRGENPAVIKRDYELMKWVNANSFRTSHYPYSEENLRMADREGFLVIDECAAVGFMSSLKNLVKRISRGSF; encoded by the coding sequence TTGTTCTGGCCGAAAGATAATCTCAAGGGTTTCGGTCGCCACGAAGACAGCATTATCAACGGTCGCGGCGAGAATCCGGCCGTCATCAAGCGCGACTACGAACTCATGAAATGGGTCAACGCGAACTCCTTCCGTACCTCGCACTACCCGTATAGCGAAGAGAACCTCAGGATGGCTGACCGCGAGGGCTTCCTGGTCATCGATGAATGTGCGGCCGTGGGCTTTATGTCCAGCCTAAAGAACCTCGTGAAACGAATTTCACGAGGTTCTTTCTAG
- a CDS encoding ABC transporter ATP-binding protein, producing the protein MQVDPAAVRASGWGWRHATRKDFALRAVDFTIRPGERVLLLGASGAGKSTMMAGLAGVLGGDEEGEQEGSLTIDGVDAREARGRVGLVLQDPDSQIILERLGDDAAFGCENLNVPREEIRQRVRESLDMVGLGGLELDRSTRHLSGGQRQRLALAGVLAMKPGLLLLDEPTANLDPEGVVEVHDAVKKAIEDTGQTMVVVEHHIDVWLDLVDRVIVLGRPDASSPTGAVIADGKPDEVFAEMGDVLAAGGAWVPGRAIPDYSPKQEPAHDAPVLSTENLSFGRGTALGVGVNLDFYPGEVTALMGPNGAGKSTLALTLAGLLEPIAGKVLIADNLKPAHAGREPIDWKSKELLGRIGMVFQEPEHQFAANFVRDEVAIGPKSMGQSQDEAYQTADRMLEQMNLTRFAKANPYTLSGGEKRRLSVASMLAAAPKVLVMDEPTFGQDFSTWNEMVKLIAAIRDQGSCVIMVTHDEALVDALGARRVMFEEAKA; encoded by the coding sequence ATGCAGGTCGATCCGGCCGCGGTCAGGGCCAGCGGCTGGGGCTGGCGGCACGCGACGCGCAAGGATTTCGCGTTGCGTGCCGTCGATTTCACCATCCGGCCAGGTGAACGTGTGCTGTTGCTTGGCGCTTCGGGCGCGGGCAAAAGCACGATGATGGCCGGTCTCGCAGGCGTACTTGGCGGCGATGAGGAAGGCGAGCAGGAGGGCTCGCTCACCATCGATGGCGTCGATGCGCGCGAGGCGCGAGGCCGCGTGGGACTGGTGCTTCAGGACCCGGACTCGCAGATCATTCTTGAACGACTAGGCGATGACGCGGCCTTCGGCTGCGAAAACCTCAACGTGCCGCGCGAGGAGATTCGGCAGCGAGTGCGCGAATCATTGGATATGGTGGGACTCGGCGGACTCGAACTGGATCGGTCCACCCGCCATCTGTCCGGCGGTCAGCGCCAACGTCTCGCGTTGGCCGGCGTGCTGGCTATGAAGCCCGGTCTGCTGTTGTTGGACGAACCGACCGCCAACCTCGACCCCGAAGGCGTGGTCGAAGTGCATGACGCGGTCAAAAAGGCCATCGAGGACACCGGACAGACCATGGTTGTGGTCGAACATCATATCGATGTATGGCTCGATCTGGTCGATCGCGTGATTGTGCTCGGCCGACCCGATGCAAGTTCGCCCACGGGTGCGGTCATTGCCGACGGCAAGCCGGACGAGGTGTTCGCCGAGATGGGCGACGTATTGGCCGCCGGTGGCGCGTGGGTGCCGGGCCGTGCGATTCCCGATTACTCACCGAAGCAGGAGCCTGCGCACGATGCGCCGGTGCTCAGCACTGAGAACTTAAGCTTTGGCCGTGGAACCGCTCTTGGCGTTGGTGTCAATCTGGATTTTTATCCCGGCGAAGTAACGGCTCTGATGGGTCCGAACGGCGCGGGCAAATCGACCTTGGCCTTGACCTTGGCCGGGCTACTCGAGCCTATCGCCGGCAAGGTGCTCATCGCCGACAACCTCAAGCCCGCGCATGCCGGGCGTGAGCCAATCGACTGGAAAAGCAAGGAACTGCTGGGCCGTATCGGCATGGTGTTCCAGGAGCCCGAGCACCAGTTCGCTGCCAATTTCGTGCGTGACGAAGTCGCCATCGGCCCCAAGTCGATGGGGCAGAGCCAAGACGAGGCTTATCAGACCGCCGACCGCATGCTTGAGCAGATGAATCTCACGCGCTTCGCCAAAGCCAACCCGTATACCTTGTCTGGCGGGGAGAAGCGGCGACTGTCCGTGGCTTCCATGCTGGCCGCCGCACCCAAAGTGTTGGTGATGGATGAGCCGACATTCGGACAGGATTTCAGTACGTGGAATGAGATGGTCAAGCTGATTGCCGCCATCCGCGATCAAGGCTCGTGCGTGATCATGGTGACGCACGATGAGGCGCTGGTGGATGCGCTGGGCGCACGACGTGTGATGTTCGAGGAGGCGAAGGCATGA
- the glnA gene encoding type I glutamate--ammonia ligase codes for MTELKSKEDVEALINKEGIEYVSVRFTDLIGVQQHFTVPASEFLKDAFTDGMPFDGSSVQGFQAINESDMKLVPDVETSFVDPFRKHKTLDVAFSIVDPLTDEPYSRDPRQVAGKAEAYLKSTGIADTASFAPEAEFFIFDKVRFENSMQRSFYEVDSIEAPWNSGVDSEEDGTPNIGFKNRVKKGYFPVPPIDHTQDLRDDMVANLQKVGLILERSHHEVAGAGQQEINYRFNTLQHAGDDLMKYKYVVHETAALAGKAATFMPKPIADDNGTGMHCHQSLWKDGKPLFYDEKGYAGLSDLARWYIGGLIKHSSSVLAFTNPSLNSYHRLVPGFEAPVNLVYSARNRSAAIRIPLAGTSPAAKRIEFRAPDPSCNPFLAFSAQLMAGLDGILNHIEPPEPVDKDLYELPPEEHAGIKQVPSSLAEAMDALEEDHDFLTAGDVFTDDLIETWIGLKRDEIDQARLAPTPLEYELYFHI; via the coding sequence GTGACCGAACTCAAGTCCAAGGAAGACGTCGAGGCCCTTATCAACAAGGAAGGCATCGAGTATGTCTCCGTCCGTTTCACCGATCTTATCGGCGTTCAGCAGCACTTCACCGTGCCGGCTAGCGAATTCCTGAAGGACGCTTTCACCGACGGCATGCCGTTCGATGGTTCCTCCGTTCAGGGCTTCCAGGCCATCAACGAGTCCGACATGAAGCTGGTCCCGGACGTTGAGACCTCTTTCGTTGACCCGTTCCGCAAGCACAAGACCCTTGACGTGGCCTTCTCCATCGTCGACCCGCTGACCGACGAGCCGTACTCCCGCGACCCGCGTCAGGTCGCCGGCAAGGCCGAGGCCTACCTGAAGTCCACCGGCATCGCCGACACCGCATCCTTCGCCCCTGAGGCCGAGTTCTTCATCTTCGACAAGGTGCGTTTCGAGAACTCCATGCAGCGCTCCTTCTACGAGGTCGACTCCATCGAAGCTCCGTGGAACTCCGGCGTTGACTCCGAAGAGGACGGCACCCCGAACATCGGTTTCAAGAATCGCGTCAAGAAGGGCTACTTCCCGGTTCCGCCGATTGACCACACCCAGGATCTGCGCGACGATATGGTCGCCAACCTGCAGAAGGTCGGTCTGATCCTCGAGCGTTCCCACCACGAGGTCGCCGGCGCTGGCCAGCAGGAGATCAACTACCGCTTCAACACCCTGCAGCACGCAGGCGATGACCTGATGAAGTACAAGTACGTCGTCCACGAGACCGCCGCTCTGGCTGGCAAGGCTGCGACCTTCATGCCGAAGCCGATCGCCGACGACAACGGCACTGGTATGCACTGCCACCAGTCCCTGTGGAAGGACGGCAAGCCGCTGTTCTACGACGAGAAGGGCTACGCTGGTCTGTCCGATCTGGCTCGCTGGTACATCGGCGGTCTGATCAAGCACTCCTCCTCCGTGCTGGCCTTCACCAACCCGTCCCTGAACTCCTACCACCGTCTGGTCCCGGGCTTCGAGGCTCCGGTCAACCTGGTGTACTCCGCTCGTAACCGTTCTGCCGCCATCCGTATTCCGCTGGCCGGCACCTCCCCGGCTGCCAAGCGCATCGAGTTCCGCGCTCCGGATCCGTCCTGCAACCCGTTCCTGGCCTTCTCCGCTCAGCTGATGGCTGGCCTGGACGGCATCCTGAACCACATCGAGCCTCCGGAGCCGGTCGACAAGGACCTCTACGAGCTGCCGCCGGAAGAGCACGCTGGCATCAAGCAGGTGCCAAGCTCCCTGGCCGAGGCTATGGACGCCCTGGAAGAGGACCACGACTTCCTCACCGCCGGCGACGTGTTCACCGACGACCTGATCGAGACCTGGATTGGCCTCAAGCGCGACGAGATCGACCAGGCTCGCCTGGCCCCGACCCCGCTCGAGTACGAGCTCTACTTCCACATCTGA
- a CDS encoding DUF4191 domain-containing protein: protein MAEKDAKPKKQSTIKQIIQIYKYTAKEDKALPWLEAGAFLLPVVVTIIIGLIVKWTWLIWIFTMITAIMLGILLATMMLTRRADAVGYKQIDGKPGAAIGVLSNMQKAGFDFPQEPAWIDPKTKDAIWRGTSMNGIYLIGEGEYGRVMKAMDRQERDIKGVTAGSSIPVYRIAVGHGPKQVPLAKLRSTVIKSKSYEPTHHKNALIAKIHPRRRFLLTKAEMETLNDRLRTLQAKKGYAIPKGMDPNRPQKISRRAMRGR from the coding sequence ATGGCGGAGAAGGACGCGAAGCCGAAGAAGCAGAGCACAATCAAGCAGATCATCCAGATCTACAAGTACACGGCTAAGGAAGACAAGGCCCTGCCGTGGCTTGAGGCCGGTGCTTTCCTGCTGCCTGTAGTCGTGACGATCATCATCGGTCTGATTGTCAAGTGGACCTGGCTGATCTGGATCTTCACCATGATCACCGCCATCATGCTCGGCATTCTGCTGGCCACCATGATGCTCACCCGCCGCGCGGATGCAGTCGGCTACAAGCAGATTGATGGCAAGCCTGGTGCCGCCATCGGCGTGCTGAGCAACATGCAGAAAGCCGGCTTTGACTTCCCGCAGGAACCGGCGTGGATCGACCCGAAGACCAAGGATGCCATCTGGCGCGGCACTTCGATGAACGGCATCTACCTGATCGGCGAAGGCGAATACGGTCGCGTCATGAAGGCGATGGATCGTCAGGAACGCGATATCAAGGGCGTCACCGCCGGCTCCTCCATTCCGGTGTACCGCATCGCCGTGGGCCACGGCCCCAAGCAGGTGCCGCTGGCCAAGCTGCGTAGCACGGTGATCAAGTCCAAGAGCTATGAGCCCACGCACCACAAGAACGCACTGATCGCCAAGATTCATCCGCGCCGTCGCTTCCTGCTGACCAAGGCCGAGATGGAAACGCTGAACGATCGTCTTCGCACGCTGCAGGCCAAGAAGGGCTATGCCATCCCCAAGGGCATGGATCCGAACCGCCCGCAGAAGATCTCCCGCCGCGCGATGCGCGGTCGCTGA
- a CDS encoding dipeptidase, producing MATFTADEIRSRVETDWNRIVKVLAEKVALQSISAKGITAEHMKRSAEFVADELRLVGVDAKVVQASNADGTPGAWEVIGSHIVSPDAPTVLLYAHHDVQPVPDPAEWDTDPFVATEIDGRLYGRGSADDGGGIAIHSGALKALGDDLNVNIKVFIEGEEEMGSPSFIPFIEAHRDEFAADVIIVADSGNWSADIPSLTTSLRGNTCVDVTVQGLEHPVHSGQYGGPILDSNTLAAMLIASMYDENGDLAVPGVAAEEPIGGLQHDLDETTVREDSGVVAGYEFAGTGSLASRLWTKPSVTVIGFDAHPVEGSFNVIAPETRFRLSLRTAPTQRPEEAQEALAAFFESHAPFGAKVTVERGENGMGWAMDPTAVATKDALEAMTEAFGVEPINKGEGGSIPFIPELQRIFPNAQVLVTGPEDPKANAHSPNESISLPGLKNNVITEALLLDKLGK from the coding sequence ATGGCAACGTTCACCGCTGACGAGATTCGTTCGCGCGTCGAAACCGATTGGAACCGCATCGTCAAGGTGCTGGCCGAAAAGGTCGCGCTGCAGTCGATCTCCGCCAAGGGCATCACCGCCGAACATATGAAGCGCTCCGCTGAATTCGTGGCAGACGAACTGCGCCTCGTGGGTGTGGATGCCAAGGTGGTCCAGGCTTCCAATGCCGATGGCACTCCGGGCGCATGGGAGGTCATCGGCTCGCATATCGTTTCTCCGGACGCCCCCACCGTGCTGCTCTACGCCCATCACGATGTGCAGCCTGTTCCGGACCCGGCCGAATGGGACACCGACCCGTTCGTGGCCACCGAAATCGACGGCCGCCTTTACGGCCGTGGCTCCGCCGATGACGGCGGCGGCATCGCTATCCACTCCGGTGCGCTGAAGGCCTTGGGCGACGACCTCAACGTCAATATCAAAGTGTTCATCGAAGGCGAAGAGGAGATGGGTTCGCCAAGCTTCATTCCCTTCATCGAGGCTCACCGCGACGAATTCGCCGCTGACGTGATTATCGTGGCTGATTCCGGCAACTGGTCGGCGGACATTCCTTCTTTGACCACCTCGCTGCGCGGTAACACCTGTGTGGACGTGACCGTGCAGGGCCTTGAGCATCCGGTGCACTCCGGCCAGTACGGCGGCCCGATTCTCGACTCCAATACGTTGGCCGCCATGCTCATCGCTTCCATGTATGACGAGAACGGCGATCTGGCCGTACCCGGCGTGGCCGCGGAAGAGCCGATCGGCGGTTTGCAGCACGACCTTGACGAAACCACTGTGCGCGAGGATTCCGGCGTGGTGGCCGGTTACGAGTTCGCCGGCACCGGTTCGCTGGCCTCACGCCTGTGGACCAAGCCGTCCGTGACCGTGATCGGCTTCGACGCCCACCCGGTCGAGGGATCCTTCAACGTGATCGCCCCGGAGACCCGCTTCCGTTTGTCGCTGCGCACCGCGCCCACCCAGCGCCCTGAAGAAGCGCAGGAAGCACTGGCTGCATTCTTCGAATCCCACGCGCCGTTCGGTGCCAAGGTCACTGTCGAACGCGGCGAAAACGGCATGGGCTGGGCCATGGACCCGACTGCCGTGGCCACCAAGGACGCGCTGGAAGCCATGACCGAGGCTTTCGGCGTTGAGCCCATCAACAAGGGCGAAGGCGGCTCCATTCCGTTCATCCCCGAACTGCAGCGCATTTTCCCCAACGCTCAGGTGCTGGTCACCGGTCCCGAAGACCCGAAGGCCAACGCCCACAGCCCCAATGAGTCCATCTCCCTGCCCGGCCTCAAGAACAACGTGATCACCGAGGCTTTGCTGCTGGACAAGCTCGGCAAGTAG
- a CDS encoding DUF3043 domain-containing protein translates to MTWNPFKKKEEAQVPVEQAPKKAADPSEKKGRPTPKMKQAQAAGIRPLVPVDRKASAKAAKARLRERENAEYEAMQKGDINHMPKSERLPWRIYIRDYVDARFNLGEWFIPVSFGILIASMFAASLMRNQWASVTMMALMYGYLIAVIIDVWLMWRRLKPKLIAKYGESSVAKGSRSFSYAWSRSIQMRRWRLPKPRYPKRGHWPAD, encoded by the coding sequence ATGACATGGAATCCGTTTAAGAAAAAAGAAGAGGCCCAAGTTCCTGTTGAGCAGGCCCCGAAGAAGGCCGCCGATCCTTCTGAGAAAAAAGGCCGTCCTACCCCGAAGATGAAGCAGGCTCAGGCCGCCGGTATCCGTCCGCTGGTTCCGGTGGACCGCAAGGCCAGCGCCAAGGCCGCCAAAGCCCGTCTGCGCGAGAGGGAGAACGCCGAGTACGAGGCGATGCAGAAGGGCGACATCAACCACATGCCCAAGTCGGAACGCCTGCCGTGGCGCATCTACATCCGCGACTACGTGGACGCCCGGTTCAACCTCGGCGAATGGTTCATTCCGGTGAGCTTCGGAATCCTGATCGCCTCCATGTTCGCCGCCTCGTTGATGCGCAACCAGTGGGCGTCGGTCACCATGATGGCGCTGATGTACGGCTATCTGATCGCCGTGATCATCGACGTGTGGCTGATGTGGCGCAGGCTCAAGCCCAAGCTGATCGCCAAGTACGGCGAATCGTCCGTGGCCAAGGGCTCCCGCTCCTTCTCCTACGCCTGGAGCCGTTCCATCCAGATGCGTCGTTGGAGACTTCCCAAGCCGCGTTACCCGAAGCGCGGTCACTGGCCGGCGGACTGA
- a CDS encoding PadR family transcriptional regulator, producing MSLIEMMILGFLSERSMCGYELRKKMEQLQGYARKFSDGTVYPATNRLVEAGLISEQSEIRDGRQRRVFTLLEAGRNKLIEELRNTGGFNLTDITRWTVVLTFLGVVPDKSDRDAVLRRRYDLLNGHDVHFFYCDAGNPLSIEQIDDPYRRGIIAVHDAEIAAELDWLRSMLGIEDESVAQ from the coding sequence ATGAGCTTGATTGAGATGATGATTCTGGGGTTCTTAAGCGAACGATCCATGTGCGGCTACGAACTGCGCAAGAAGATGGAACAGCTGCAGGGCTACGCGCGCAAATTCAGCGACGGCACGGTATATCCGGCGACCAACCGACTCGTCGAAGCCGGCCTGATTTCCGAACAGTCTGAGATCCGCGATGGCCGTCAGCGCCGCGTATTCACCCTGCTTGAGGCGGGCCGCAACAAACTCATCGAGGAACTGCGCAACACCGGCGGATTCAACCTCACCGATATCACCCGCTGGACCGTCGTGCTCACCTTCCTTGGTGTTGTTCCGGATAAATCAGACCGTGACGCGGTGCTGCGCCGCCGCTACGACCTGCTGAACGGCCATGACGTGCACTTCTTCTACTGCGACGCCGGCAACCCGCTCTCCATCGAGCAGATCGACGACCCCTACCGCCGCGGCATCATCGCCGTGCATGACGCCGAAATCGCCGCCGAGCTCGACTGGTTGCGCTCAATGCTGGGTATCGAAGACGAGTCTGTGGCACAATAG
- a CDS encoding dihydrolipoyl dehydrogenase family protein encodes MSEQFDLVIIGAGPGGYSTALRAAELGMKVALVERDATVGGTCLNRGCIPSKALITATHTIDTVHRAAELGVNASVNGIDFGTLRDYRLRVVKTMVGGLAGLLAHRGITVFRANAAFHADEIAPATSNHIVRLVPSPGQSDILTYHKADVPEPSGPTMDLTAMNIVIATGAKPRPLPGNPFAGALIDSTQALEVNEFPSSAVIIGAGAIALEFASIWNATGSKVTLLIRKDRVLSAWDRRAGTTLTRELKRHGVNIITRASVTHVDTGANLGATVHYTREGQDGEQSVWGEIALVAIGRDPITDPAWGVTIDDHGHVATDAYGRTDKPGVWAVGDVTAGHALAHRAFEQGIVIAETIAGLNPKPVDEATVPQIVFSFPEAASVGLTVEQAQAREDLIEIKETNYPMLANARMLMSGTAGSLTIVSGCDAANPDTPRVLGVHMVSPMASDIIAEAEQLVGNHVPLADAARLVHPHPTFSETLGEALLKADGRPLHTR; translated from the coding sequence ATGAGCGAACAGTTTGATCTGGTCATCATCGGGGCCGGCCCCGGCGGCTATTCCACAGCTCTGCGCGCGGCCGAACTCGGCATGAAAGTGGCACTCGTCGAGCGTGACGCCACCGTGGGCGGCACATGTCTCAACCGTGGCTGCATCCCCTCCAAGGCGCTCATCACCGCCACCCACACCATCGACACCGTGCACCGTGCAGCCGAACTCGGCGTCAACGCCTCGGTGAATGGCATCGACTTCGGCACGCTGCGCGACTATCGCCTGCGCGTGGTCAAGACGATGGTGGGAGGACTGGCCGGACTGCTCGCCCATCGCGGCATCACCGTGTTCCGGGCCAATGCCGCGTTCCATGCGGATGAGATTGCTCCAGCAACTTCCAACCACATCGTCCGCCTCGTCCCCTCCCCCGGCCAAAGCGACATCCTCACCTATCACAAGGCCGATGTCCCCGAACCCAGCGGCCCAACGATGGACCTCACGGCCATGAACATCGTCATCGCCACCGGTGCCAAGCCACGCCCATTGCCCGGCAACCCGTTCGCCGGCGCCCTCATCGACTCCACACAGGCGCTGGAAGTCAACGAATTTCCCTCTTCGGCGGTGATTATCGGCGCCGGGGCCATCGCCCTTGAATTCGCCTCGATATGGAACGCCACCGGTTCGAAGGTGACCCTGCTGATTCGCAAGGACCGCGTGCTCTCAGCCTGGGACCGGAGAGCCGGCACCACGCTGACCCGTGAGCTCAAACGTCATGGCGTGAACATCATCACCCGCGCCAGCGTCACCCACGTGGACACCGGCGCAAACCTTGGCGCCACCGTGCACTACACGCGCGAAGGCCAGGATGGCGAACAGAGCGTCTGGGGCGAAATCGCCCTTGTCGCCATCGGGCGTGACCCGATCACCGACCCAGCATGGGGCGTGACGATCGACGACCACGGACATGTCGCCACGGATGCGTACGGTCGCACCGACAAACCGGGCGTATGGGCGGTAGGCGACGTGACGGCCGGTCACGCGCTGGCGCATCGTGCTTTTGAGCAAGGCATCGTCATCGCGGAGACCATCGCCGGACTCAATCCCAAGCCGGTGGACGAAGCCACCGTGCCGCAGATCGTGTTCTCCTTCCCCGAAGCGGCGTCGGTCGGGCTCACCGTCGAACAGGCGCAGGCGAGGGAGGATCTCATTGAAATCAAGGAGACCAACTATCCGATGCTGGCGAACGCGCGCATGCTGATGAGCGGCACGGCCGGCTCATTGACCATCGTCTCCGGCTGCGACGCGGCCAACCCGGACACCCCGCGCGTGCTCGGCGTGCACATGGTCTCCCCGATGGCCTCCGACATCATCGCCGAAGCCGAACAGCTGGTCGGCAACCATGTGCCGCTCGCCGACGCAGCCCGCCTCGTTCACCCGCATCCCACATTCAGTGAAACGCTCGGAGAGGCGCTGCTCAAGGCCGACGGACGACCATTGCACACACGCTGA
- a CDS encoding ECF transporter S component, translating to MTEAVAKANYKWRVVDIVVAAIIAVASGVIFWGWDIVCSAPLALFEGVTPGFEGLLNGFWLFAGPLAAIIVRKPGAALFAETLAAFLELTLGNQWGVGGSLIVGIIQGLGAEIAFAVFAWKKWNIGTTILSGALAGVGCWAYYWATNPGWNGLRVTWYLVGSIISGVVIAGVVVWYLSRALAATGALERFESGRGKARV from the coding sequence ATGACTGAAGCTGTGGCCAAAGCCAATTACAAGTGGCGCGTCGTCGATATCGTCGTCGCCGCAATCATCGCCGTCGCATCCGGCGTCATTTTCTGGGGCTGGGACATTGTCTGCTCCGCCCCGCTGGCCCTGTTCGAAGGCGTGACCCCCGGTTTCGAGGGTCTGCTCAACGGATTCTGGCTGTTCGCCGGCCCGCTCGCCGCAATCATCGTGCGCAAGCCCGGTGCCGCACTGTTCGCCGAAACCCTCGCCGCCTTCCTTGAACTTACGCTGGGCAACCAGTGGGGCGTCGGCGGCTCGCTGATCGTCGGCATCATCCAGGGTCTGGGTGCCGAAATTGCCTTCGCCGTCTTCGCCTGGAAGAAGTGGAACATCGGCACCACCATCCTGTCCGGTGCGCTCGCCGGCGTGGGCTGCTGGGCCTACTACTGGGCCACCAACCCGGGCTGGAACGGCCTGCGCGTCACCTGGTACTTGGTCGGCTCCATCATCTCCGGCGTCGTGATCGCCGGCGTGGTGGTCTGGTATCTGTCCCGCGCGCTCGCCGCCACCGGTGCTCTGGAGCGCTTCGAGTCCGGACGCGGCAAGGCGCGGGTCTGA
- a CDS encoding energy-coupling factor transporter transmembrane component T family protein — translation MSDVVIVSPQETRVEPVKASSPSWFIARINAVSRIIGALLLCIPMFISLDVVSASTALGIEFVLLWIGGVAPWTVCRKTWPVWIAVAGSFISVFLYGRTSGEILWQGGWIVISEGSVNLAIATAIRVAAIAVPGVILALGLDPTDLADGLVEILHFSPRFVYGGLAGLRMFTLLQEDWRALGLSQRSRGLGDGNAIARALSQAFGLLVLSIRRATKLATAMEARGFGSGAPRSQARISRLKPVDWIFYVICLAVPLASIGVAVGTGNWHFAFQGA, via the coding sequence ATGAGTGACGTGGTAATCGTCAGTCCGCAGGAAACGCGCGTGGAGCCGGTCAAAGCCTCATCGCCCTCATGGTTTATCGCGCGCATCAACGCGGTCAGCCGCATCATCGGTGCGCTGTTGCTGTGTATTCCGATGTTCATCAGTCTGGATGTGGTATCCGCGTCTACGGCGCTCGGCATCGAATTCGTGCTGCTGTGGATTGGTGGCGTGGCTCCGTGGACCGTATGCCGTAAGACCTGGCCGGTATGGATCGCCGTCGCCGGCAGTTTTATCTCCGTGTTTCTCTACGGCCGCACCTCGGGCGAGATCCTGTGGCAGGGCGGCTGGATTGTGATCAGCGAGGGATCCGTTAATCTGGCCATCGCCACGGCTATCAGGGTGGCGGCCATTGCCGTACCCGGCGTGATTCTGGCCCTGGGCCTCGATCCCACTGATTTGGCGGACGGTTTGGTCGAGATTCTGCACTTCTCACCGCGATTCGTATACGGCGGGTTGGCTGGATTGCGCATGTTTACGCTGCTGCAGGAAGATTGGCGCGCACTCGGCTTGTCCCAGCGTTCGCGCGGCCTTGGCGACGGTAACGCCATCGCCCGTGCCCTCTCCCAAGCGTTCGGACTGCTGGTGCTCTCCATCCGGCGCGCCACCAAACTTGCCACCGCCATGGAAGCGCGCGGCTTCGGCTCCGGCGCCCCACGCTCCCAAGCCCGCATCTCGCGTCTGAAGCCTGTCGACTGGATCTTCTACGTCATCTGTCTGGCCGTCCCGCTGGCCTCCATAGGCGTAGCCGTCGGCACCGGGAATTGGCACTTCGCCTTTCAGGGTGCCTGA